A genomic window from Bradyrhizobium lupini includes:
- a CDS encoding ATPase domain-containing protein: MINSSSRAQTSDPGELPRISTGSDGLDDILYGGLDPNRMYLYEGRPGSGKTTMALQFLLEGARSGERVLYISLSETKRELTLVAQRHGWSLQGVDIFELVPPETTLDPERELTVFHPAEMELSETTGLIFKEVERINPARVVLDSLSELRLLAQNPLRYRRQVLALKHFFTNRNCTVILLDDLSSSQDDLQLHSIAHGVVMLEQLAIDYGAERRRLRVIKMRGIRFRGGFHDFTIEAGGVRIFPRLVAAEHHTSFIGELTPSGNAQLDQLLGGGLERGTSALLLGAAGVGKSSLALTYAIAAADRGEHAVFFAFDEGRGTVEARARTLGLPLESHLQSGLIRFKQIDPAEMSPGEFAANVRNSVEKDNARIVVIDSLNGYLNAMPDERFLILQMHELLSYLGQKGVLTVLILAQHGLVGPMETALDISYLSDAVLMLRYFEVGGTVRRALSVVKKRSGNHENSIREFRLGSAGITVGPPLTGFSGIFSGNPRYSGTEIPEGLSE, from the coding sequence ATGATCAATTCATCAAGCCGGGCGCAAACCAGCGACCCCGGAGAGTTGCCCAGGATTTCGACCGGCAGTGACGGCCTCGACGATATCCTCTACGGCGGGCTCGATCCCAATCGCATGTACCTCTACGAGGGTCGGCCCGGCTCGGGCAAGACCACGATGGCGCTTCAATTCCTTCTCGAGGGCGCCCGCTCCGGTGAACGCGTGCTCTATATCTCCTTGTCGGAAACCAAGCGTGAGCTGACGCTGGTTGCACAGCGGCACGGCTGGTCGTTGCAAGGAGTCGACATCTTCGAACTGGTGCCGCCTGAGACGACGCTCGATCCGGAGCGCGAGCTCACCGTCTTCCACCCCGCCGAGATGGAGCTGAGCGAAACCACGGGCCTGATATTCAAAGAGGTCGAACGGATCAATCCCGCGCGCGTGGTGCTGGACAGCCTGTCCGAGCTCCGCCTCCTTGCGCAGAACCCGCTGCGGTACCGGCGCCAGGTTCTGGCCCTGAAGCACTTTTTCACCAACCGCAACTGCACGGTCATCCTCCTCGACGATCTCTCGTCCTCCCAGGACGATCTGCAACTCCATTCGATCGCGCATGGCGTCGTGATGCTCGAACAGCTCGCCATTGATTATGGGGCAGAGCGCCGGCGGCTTCGCGTGATCAAGATGCGCGGCATTCGATTTCGCGGCGGTTTCCACGATTTCACGATCGAAGCGGGAGGGGTGCGGATATTCCCCCGTCTGGTGGCGGCGGAACATCACACCTCGTTTATCGGTGAGTTGACGCCCAGCGGCAATGCACAACTCGACCAGCTCCTGGGAGGAGGGCTCGAGCGCGGCACCAGTGCGCTGCTCTTGGGCGCCGCCGGTGTCGGCAAGTCGTCTCTCGCGCTGACCTATGCGATCGCGGCGGCAGATCGCGGTGAGCATGCGGTGTTCTTTGCCTTCGATGAAGGTCGCGGTACAGTGGAGGCCCGGGCTCGAACGCTGGGCCTGCCGCTTGAAAGCCATCTGCAATCGGGACTCATCCGATTTAAACAGATCGATCCCGCCGAAATGTCCCCCGGCGAATTCGCCGCCAATGTGCGCAACAGCGTCGAAAAGGACAACGCCCGAATTGTTGTCATCGACAGTCTGAACGGCTACCTCAACGCAATGCCGGATGAGCGATTTCTCATCCTCCAGATGCACGAGCTCTTGAGCTATCTCGGGCAGAAAGGCGTGCTGACCGTCCTTATCCTCGCTCAGCATGGGCTGGTCGGCCCGATGGAAACGGCCCTCGATATCAGTTATTTGAGCGATGCCGTGCTCATGCTGCGCTATTTCGAAGTCGGCGGAACGGTGCGGCGCGCCCTCTCGGTCGTGAAGAAGCGCAGCGGCAATCATGAAAATTCCATCCGCGAGTTTCGTCTTGGCAGTGCCGGCATTACGGTAGGTCCTCCGCTGACCGGATTCAGCGGCATCTTTTCCGGGAATCCGCGTTACTCGGGCACGGAGATACCGGAGGGGCTGTCGGAATGA
- a CDS encoding GMC family oxidoreductase has product MYDFIIVGGGSAGSVLAHRLSARSANKVLLCEAGQDTPPGDEPAEIKDSYPGTAYFDPRFHWTELKVTTQIVSHNNPDEGRPPLRKYEQARVLGGGSSINGQMANRGAPTDYDEWEARGAAGWSWNDVLPFFKKVERDLDFDGPYHGKDGRIPVRRIPREHWTRHSQAFAQAFQQAGHQFLPDQNGEFVDGFFPVTHSNQAEQRVSAAMGYLDRDTRKRANLTISTNTQVRELLFEGTHCVGVKAVVDGREQEFRAREIILSSGAIHSPAHLLRAGIGPVGHLRDMGIPVLMGLQGVGQRLMDHPSISLSSFVRRGARMNEHTRRHMQLGLRYSSGLEGVPKGDMFVVLLSKSAWHAVGEQIGSLLTFVNKTYSETGQVKLASRDPAVEPIVEFNLLSDRRDLDRLMSGFRKMAAVQMSDVVRAVTDKPFPASYTDRVRKIGVVNTKNRILTKIAAALMDGPAALRHYMIDNFVVEGFTFDDVINDDEALEAFVRKATIGVWHASCSCRMGRTDDPMAVVDPQGRVKGVQGLRVVDASIFPVVPCANTNFPVLMSAEKIAAAMMQ; this is encoded by the coding sequence GTGTACGACTTCATTATCGTGGGCGGCGGCTCGGCGGGGTCCGTGCTGGCCCACCGGCTCTCCGCGAGGAGCGCCAACAAGGTCCTGCTCTGCGAGGCTGGACAGGACACACCGCCCGGAGACGAGCCGGCCGAGATCAAGGACAGCTATCCGGGGACGGCCTATTTCGATCCGCGCTTCCACTGGACCGAGCTCAAGGTCACGACCCAGATCGTCAGTCACAACAACCCGGACGAAGGGCGCCCGCCCCTGCGCAAATACGAGCAGGCTCGCGTGCTTGGCGGCGGCTCCTCGATCAACGGCCAGATGGCCAACCGCGGCGCGCCGACCGATTACGACGAATGGGAAGCGCGCGGCGCCGCGGGGTGGAGCTGGAATGATGTGCTGCCCTTCTTCAAGAAGGTCGAGCGCGACCTCGATTTCGACGGTCCCTACCACGGCAAGGACGGCCGCATCCCGGTCCGCCGAATCCCCAGGGAGCACTGGACGCGGCATTCGCAGGCGTTCGCGCAAGCCTTCCAGCAGGCCGGACATCAGTTCCTGCCCGACCAGAATGGCGAGTTCGTCGACGGGTTTTTCCCGGTGACGCACTCGAACCAGGCCGAGCAACGCGTCTCGGCTGCCATGGGCTATCTCGATCGAGACACGCGCAAGCGCGCCAACCTCACGATCTCCACCAACACGCAAGTCAGGGAGTTGCTGTTCGAGGGCACGCATTGCGTCGGCGTGAAGGCGGTGGTCGACGGGCGGGAGCAGGAATTCCGCGCCCGCGAGATCATTCTCTCCAGCGGCGCCATCCATTCGCCGGCGCATCTGTTGCGCGCCGGCATCGGCCCGGTCGGTCACCTCAGGGATATGGGCATTCCCGTGTTGATGGGGCTGCAGGGCGTCGGCCAGCGCCTGATGGATCATCCCTCGATCTCGCTATCGTCCTTTGTCCGCCGCGGCGCGCGGATGAACGAGCACACCAGGCGCCATATGCAGCTTGGCCTGCGTTACTCGTCCGGGCTCGAAGGCGTGCCGAAAGGCGACATGTTCGTCGTGCTGCTCAGCAAATCGGCCTGGCACGCCGTCGGTGAGCAAATCGGATCGCTGCTGACGTTCGTCAACAAGACCTATTCCGAGACCGGACAGGTCAAACTTGCCTCGCGCGACCCGGCAGTCGAGCCGATCGTCGAGTTCAACCTGTTGTCCGACCGGCGCGACCTCGATCGCCTGATGAGCGGCTTTCGCAAGATGGCGGCCGTGCAGATGAGCGACGTCGTCAGGGCCGTGACGGACAAGCCGTTCCCGGCCTCCTATACCGATCGCGTGCGCAAGATCGGCGTGGTCAACACCAAGAATCGGATTCTGACCAAGATCGCCGCGGCCCTGATGGACGGGCCGGCGGCGCTGCGCCACTACATGATCGACAATTTCGTGGTCGAGGGCTTCACCTTCGACGACGTCATCAACGATGACGAGGCGTTGGAAGCCTTCGTGCGCAAGGCCACGATCGGCGTGTGGCACGCCTCCTGCTCGTGCCGCATGGGCCGGACCGATGATCCGATGGCGGTGGTCGATCCACAGGGGCGCGTCAAGGGCGTGCAGGGCCTGCGCGTCGTCGATGCCTCGATCTTCCCGGTGGTGCCGTGCGCCAACACCAATTTTCCGGTCCTGATGTCGGCGGAGAAGATCGCGGCCGCGATGATGCAGTGA
- a CDS encoding acyl-CoA carboxylase subunit beta: MNWKPELDELARREAFAREMGGVDKVKRQHDQGRLTVRERIDRLTDKGSFHEIGAVSGVGEYDSSGELQKLTPANCVFGRARIEGRTVVVVGDDFTVRGGSADASISAKPLMAEEMAHDLRLPIVRIIEGSGGGGSVKTIETKGAANLPGGIGGTRWYRFTTENLSRVPVVALGLGSVAGLGAARLAASHYSIMTRKSAMFVAGPPVVKALGQDLSREELGGADIQTRAGAVDHAVDTEEEAFACARRFLSYLPSSVYELPPTLPCTDNPERTEEALMSAVPRNRKQVYKIRPIVEQVVDKGSFFEVAKNFGKPIIVGLARLEGRAVMVLASDSFHYGGSWTADACQKVVRWVDFAETFHLPIVYLMDCPGFMIGLDAEKAGTIRHGVRAMAAVNQATVPWCTVILRNAFGVAGVVHQPADRFSIRYAWPSAYWGSLPLEGGIEAAYRADIDAAEDKAEKLKEIEDRLNRLRSPFRSAEKFWVEEIIDPRKTRSLLCEFARLSEPLRKPGPPESFSIRP; this comes from the coding sequence ATGAACTGGAAGCCGGAACTCGACGAGCTCGCCCGGCGCGAAGCCTTCGCGCGGGAGATGGGCGGCGTTGACAAGGTCAAGCGTCAGCATGACCAGGGCCGACTGACTGTTCGGGAGCGTATCGACAGACTGACCGACAAGGGCAGCTTTCACGAGATCGGTGCCGTCTCCGGCGTCGGTGAATACGATTCCAGCGGCGAGTTGCAGAAATTGACGCCGGCGAACTGCGTGTTCGGCCGCGCGCGCATCGAAGGCCGCACCGTCGTCGTGGTCGGCGACGATTTCACCGTGCGCGGCGGCTCGGCGGACGCGTCCATCTCCGCAAAACCGCTGATGGCGGAGGAGATGGCGCATGATCTCCGCCTGCCCATCGTCCGCATCATCGAAGGCTCCGGCGGCGGCGGCTCGGTCAAGACTATCGAGACCAAGGGCGCGGCGAACTTGCCGGGCGGCATCGGCGGCACACGCTGGTATCGCTTCACCACCGAGAATTTGTCGCGCGTGCCCGTGGTCGCGCTCGGCCTCGGCTCGGTCGCAGGGCTCGGTGCCGCGCGTCTTGCCGCCAGCCACTATTCCATCATGACCCGGAAGTCCGCGATGTTCGTCGCAGGTCCGCCGGTGGTGAAGGCGCTGGGGCAGGACCTCTCGAGGGAAGAGCTCGGCGGCGCCGACATCCAGACCCGCGCCGGCGCGGTCGATCATGCCGTCGACACCGAGGAGGAGGCGTTTGCCTGCGCCCGGCGATTCCTGTCCTATCTGCCGTCGTCGGTCTACGAGCTACCACCGACCTTGCCCTGCACCGACAATCCGGAGCGCACAGAAGAGGCGCTGATGAGCGCGGTGCCACGCAACCGCAAGCAGGTCTACAAGATACGGCCGATCGTCGAGCAGGTCGTGGACAAGGGCTCGTTCTTCGAGGTCGCCAAAAATTTCGGCAAGCCGATCATTGTCGGCCTCGCGCGGCTCGAGGGCAGGGCGGTGATGGTGCTCGCCAGCGACAGCTTTCACTATGGCGGCTCCTGGACGGCGGATGCCTGCCAGAAGGTGGTGCGCTGGGTCGACTTCGCCGAGACCTTCCATTTGCCGATCGTCTATCTCATGGACTGCCCCGGCTTCATGATCGGCCTCGATGCGGAGAAGGCGGGCACCATCCGCCATGGCGTTCGCGCTATGGCCGCGGTCAACCAGGCCACGGTGCCCTGGTGCACGGTGATCCTGCGTAACGCCTTCGGCGTCGCCGGCGTGGTGCATCAGCCCGCCGACCGCTTCTCGATCCGCTACGCCTGGCCGTCGGCTTATTGGGGCTCGCTCCCGCTCGAAGGCGGCATCGAAGCCGCCTACCGCGCGGACATCGACGCGGCCGAGGACAAGGCGGAGAAACTGAAAGAGATCGAGGACCGCCTCAACAGGCTGCGCTCGCCATTCCGTTCCGCCGAAAAATTCTGGGTGGAGGAGATCATCGATCCCAGGAAGACGCGGTCGCTGCTGTGCGAGTTCGCGCGGCTGTCGGAGCCATTGCGGAAGCCAGGGCCGCCGGAGAGTTTTTCGATCAGGCCGTAG
- a CDS encoding IclR family transcriptional regulator codes for MGRRSERLSRQGALAGEAGEGDVIQVVSRAFDVLRCFEGHEARLGNLEISNRCGLPRSTVSRLTHTLTRMGQLVYLPRDQKYRIGPSAVAMSASMMKGAQLRSMIRQRLQEVAEQLPGTVGFVVPDRFHLVYLQFARSASALGLHEGTGSRISMASTAAGAAYTAALAPEVGDAFIADMEREAPEAAKILRPRIEANRQSLHERGYVVACGLWSPHINGLAVPIWSPQYQTFVVITIGLLSAMYDEERLHAEVAPLMLALGRSLGSLMEGAEGEVFNARIPRKPVAMAVHNNNKPINSEGVNELEAGTRRARPARSLRAGDGRR; via the coding sequence AGGGTGATGTCATCCAGGTGGTGTCGCGCGCGTTCGACGTGTTGCGGTGCTTCGAAGGCCACGAGGCCAGGCTTGGCAATCTCGAAATTTCAAATCGCTGCGGCCTGCCGCGCTCCACGGTGTCGCGGTTGACGCACACGCTGACGCGGATGGGGCAACTGGTTTATCTGCCGCGCGATCAGAAATATCGCATCGGGCCGAGCGCGGTGGCGATGAGCGCCTCGATGATGAAGGGCGCGCAGCTGCGCAGCATGATCCGCCAGCGGCTCCAGGAAGTCGCCGAGCAACTGCCGGGCACCGTCGGCTTCGTGGTCCCCGATCGCTTCCATCTGGTCTATCTCCAGTTCGCGCGTTCGGCCTCGGCACTCGGGCTGCACGAGGGCACCGGCAGCCGCATCTCGATGGCCTCGACCGCTGCAGGCGCAGCCTACACCGCGGCATTGGCGCCCGAGGTCGGCGATGCCTTCATCGCGGACATGGAGCGGGAAGCTCCCGAGGCTGCGAAAATCCTGCGGCCCCGCATCGAGGCCAACCGGCAGTCGCTGCATGAGCGCGGCTATGTCGTGGCCTGCGGCCTGTGGAGCCCGCATATCAACGGGCTCGCGGTGCCGATCTGGTCGCCGCAATACCAGACCTTCGTCGTCATCACGATCGGTCTTCTGTCGGCGATGTACGACGAAGAGCGCCTGCATGCCGAAGTCGCGCCGCTGATGCTCGCGCTTGGCCGTTCGCTCGGCAGCCTGATGGAGGGCGCGGAAGGCGAAGTCTTCAACGCCCGCATCCCGCGTAAACCGGTCGCCATGGCCGTGCACAACAATAACAAGCCGATCAATTCGGAGGGAGTGAATGAACTGGAAGCCGGAACTCGACGAGCTCGCCCGGCGCGAAGCCTTCGCGCGGGAGATGGGCGGCGTTGA